A single genomic interval of Lathyrus oleraceus cultivar Zhongwan6 chromosome 7, CAAS_Psat_ZW6_1.0, whole genome shotgun sequence harbors:
- the LOC127101125 gene encoding uncharacterized protein LOC127101125, whose translation MGTTSRSRVTRYLPVGFRRELSRQKLQQFADNNLVDVEFEFLDDSDVNLGDSSSSSDDFPLDIEDEDDESSQKVHAGTSNIEENRNFWDNQLQLLQTNVYKISAVELSIRNATKEAIEEIDRSEIECSCGRQIKGSSARECRNCFMRQVSRCLQNAGFNSAICNTKWTSSHNLPSGEHTFLDVIHSTSKQKPDVRVIIELNFRSQFEMGKASEDYNNLVRKLPEVYVGKVERLRNIIKVMCMAAKRCLKENKMHMGPWRKHKYMQAKWLGPCKRNTSTNSLSMEYSQAVSPKQKVKASMLTVDLSDKISNMHCTAVEVVY comes from the exons ATGGGTACAACTTCTCGTTCCCGGGTTACTAGGTATTTGCCTGTTGGTTTCCGTAGAGAATTATCTAGGCAAAAACTGCAGCAATTTGCAGACAACAATCTTGTTGATGTAGAGTTTGAATTTCTTGATGATTCTGATGTCAATTTAGGTGATAGTAGTTCAAGTTCCGATGACTTTCCTTTAGAtattgaagatgaagatgatgaatcttcTCAGAAGGTTCATGCTGGTACCAGCAATATTGAAGAGAATAGAAATTTTTGGGATAATCAACTTCAGCTTCTGCAG ACGAATGTATATAAAATAAGTGCGGTGGAATTAAGCATAAGGAATGCAACGAAAGAAGCGATTGAGGAAATAGATAGATCAGAAATAGAGTGCAGTTGTGGTAGACAGATCAAGGGTTCATCAGCAAGAGAATGTAGAAACTGTTTCATGAGACAAGTTTCAAGGTGCCTTCAAAATGCTGGTTTCAATAGTGCCATTTGTAATACTAAATGGACTAGCTCACATAATCTTCCATCAG GTGAACATACATTTTTGGATGTGATACATAGTACAAGCAAACAGAAACCAGATGTAAGGGTAATCATAGAACTAAACTTTCGGTCACAATTTGAGATGGGAAAAGCAAGTGAAGATTATAACAATCTTGTGAGAAAACTCCCAGAAGTGTATGTAGGAAAAGTAGAGAGATTAAGAAACATAATAAAGGTCATGTGTATGGCAGCTAAGAGATGTTTGAAGGAAAACAAAATGCACATGGGACCATGGAGAAAACATAAATACATGCAAGCTAAGTGGTTGGGTCCATGTAAAAGGAACACTTCAACAAATTCACTTTCAATGGAATATTCTCAGGCGGTTAGTCCAAAGCAGAAGGTAAAGGCATCAATGTTAACAGTGGATTTGTCAGATAAGATTTCTAATATGCATTGCACTGCTGTTGAAGTTGTGtattga